In Bacillus sp. S3, the sequence CACAGAAGTTGCGCCACATAAGGAATCGATTGAACATATTTTATCACCGGCGTTTATGATGTTAGCCCTTGTTGCTGCTGTTGTTTTGGCTTCATTAACATTGTTTATTCCGAAGATGGCTGAATGGAAACCAGTGAAAACATGGGAGCATCGACTCTCCAGTTTAAGGAAATATTCACGTCATTTGCTAAAATACGGGACTGCTGCTGCGCTGATCATTCAAATTGCCAATGGTACGTTATTTGCTCCGGAGTTCCATATCGAAAATACGATTGTGGTTGTATTGACATGGATAACCATTGGATTTTTATTAATCCCGCATCATATCGCAACAAAAATCGGTGCTTTGATTTTATTAGGGTTATTTATGTATGTAACGGTCCATCACGGTATTTTCTATATGTTAGATTATGGATTTTATGTTGCCATCATTGGTGTCCTATTAGTTGGAAATACGAAGCTTGAAAAAGCAGGATTCCCATTCCTCTACCTAGGAACTGGTTTGTCGCTCAGCTGGGTAGCCGTTGAAAAATGGGTGTATCCAAGCATGGCATTAGATATTGTAGCTAATCATCATGTGCCAACATTTGGCTTCGAACCAGGGTTGTTCGTTGTGATTGCTGCATTTATTGAATTTGTTGTCGGGTATTTATTAGTAGTCGGAATTTTAAATCGCGTGCTGGGGTTTGTCGTTACATGTATTTTCATTTCGACCACTATGCTTTTTGGAATGACAGAAGTGATTGGCCATTTCATGATTCATATTGTTTTAATCATCTTCATTATTGAGGGGGTTTCCTTTTACAACCCGCCGATTAAGATGCACAAAACGAAATCGGATCAATTTATCTTTGTCTTTTTAAATTTCATATTCGTGCTAGCGACATTTTTGTTACTATATTATCGATTTGCATAAGAATACGAGTATTTTAGTGGATAGAAAAACCTCCGATTGACTCATTCCGATCGGAGGTTTTTCTAGTATTATCTTATTCTAGCTTTACGATAACTCTCGAAAATTTCAATAATTATAGTGACAACGCTGGATGCTACGATGAGCTTCCAGATCCATATCAATGAAGAAGCTACAGTGGAAGAGCTGGTTTCAAACAATTCCGCTATATAGGGAATCATGGCATCATTGAGCAAATGCGGGTTGCTTGCAATGACGATTAAAGTAATCGCACTTAAAATATGAATAATCGCATTCACAGTAACAAGCTTCATCGTCCATTGAGCGGCTTTCCATTTAAAAATAATTAATCCTAATTCCAAAACGATAAAAATTGCGATGATCGGCCAGTATGACATCAAGGTATCTTGATTAAAAATGGGCATAATGAATTGCAACCCGTTACCATCTGAGGAACGGTAAACACCAATAAGGTGGTCAGCATAGAAATAAGCAATTGCCCACACGGCTGTCCAGATGAAGCTAAACAAAAGATCTCCTTTTGAAATCGCTTTTTTCTTTGGAATGATTTTGGCATACTTTAAATCCTCAGGCGTCCATTTGTTGGATATCTTTTTATGCGGCAGTTCAGCGTTTGAAATACCAACTCGCTCTACGAAGGCAAATACAACGGTGAACCAAAAGAACACTTGGATGAGGACATTAATGACATTGGCAATAATGATTCCAATGGAGTGAATGACCACAGAAAGAATCGCTTCTTTACCGGAAAAGAACATAACATTCTCGAAAATATGAATGAAGATGGTAACCAAAATGGCCCATGGTATTACCCGCTTCATGGTCAGAATATAAATATCATATAGATTCGGCCCAATTAAATACATAGGTGTATCACGATAGCTTGCAGCGAGCACTGCAGGATTTCCAAGTTTCGAAAGTGCGTCCTTCACATCTTGTTCCGTGAAATTTTCTGGGAGCATATCCTCAATCGTGGACCTTAGCTCCAGGGCAACATCATCCCGTGTCTTCACAGAAAGTCTTTTTGTTACTTCGTACACATAAACCTCAATCAGATTCAAGGTTTTCATCTCCTTTTAATATTGATGTCAGCTCCAGCGTCATCTTTGTCCATTCATCCTTTAATTGCAGGTAAACCTCCATCCCATAATCACTTAAAACGTAATACTTCCGCGGCCTGCTTTCCGTTGTATCCCAGCTGCTCGTAACGAGTTCCTGTTTCTCTAATCGCCGCAACAGGGGGTAGAGCGTACTTTGCTCTATGACCACACCGGCATTTTCAAGCCGCTGTACGAGTGAATAGCCATATTGGGGGGTACGTAATTGACTTAAAACGGCAAGTGTAAGTGTTCCTCTTCTTAGTTCGGTCATAAATGTATCTAACAAAGAACTCATGCTCTTATCACCTCATTTATCTATACTGTATATTACACACTATTGTATTTTCTCTAACAATACATAATGTATCTTATTCAATGATCTGTAAAATGATTCGGGCATTGAGTAAACATTTCTTTATTTGCAAAAAACATAAGAACTGTCCACGTAGCACGAAAGCATTTCATTGGAATTCATAAGGAAAACAAGGTAATCTGTAACAGTATATTTTTTAATTAGGGTAGCAGGGGAGTTGGATGAATGGAAAGATCGGACAATAATCAGTCGATGATTGTGGGACTTTTGCTGGCTGGAACGTTTATTGCGATTTTGAATCAAACACTGATGATTACAGCGATACCTCCGATTATGGTTGAAATGAACATTACCGCAAACAGTGCACAATGGCTGACGACTGTCTTTATGCTGGTGAATGGGATTATGATTCCAATTAGTGCCTTTTTATTAGAACGATTTACCACGAGGCAGTTATTTATCTCGGCGATGAGTATTTTTGCAGTGGGAACCGTTGTGGGTGGAATCGCTCCTACTTTTGAAATTCTTTTATTAGGCAGGGTGATTCAGTCGATTGGGGCAGGCGTGATGCTGCCGTTAATGACCACCGTATTTTTACTCATTTTTCCGATCAATCGGCGCGGTGCAGCAATGGGGCTTGTCGGGCTTGTGATTTCCTTTGCACCGGCCATCGGTCCAGCGCTGTCCGGTTGGGTGACATCGCATTTTTCATGGAGAGTGTTATTTTTTATTATTTTGCCTATTGCACTTATCGATATCTTTGTCGCATTCCGTTTCTTGAAAAATGTCACTGAGATTTCCCGGCCAAAAGTGGATGTATTGTCAATCCTGCTTTCTTCAATAGGGTTTGGCGGACTTCTTTACGGATTTACATGTGCCGGCAATTACGGTTGGTCACACGTATCGACTGTTTTATCATTAGTGATTGGCGGCATATCATTGCTGTTATTTATTTTCCGCCAGTTACGACTAAAACACCCGATGCTGGAATTTCGTGTGTTTACGTTTTCAATTTTCCCGTTCGCGATTATCATTGGAATGATTGGCTTTATGGGCTTAATTGGAGCGGAAACGATTATCCCGCTCTTTATGCAGAATATGAGAGGATTTTCTGCCTTTGAGGCAGGCTTAGCGTTATTGCCTGGTGCTCTTGTGAGTGGGTTCATGTCACCAATTGTAGGGAGAATCTTCGATAGATTCGGTGCGAGATGGCTTGTGATGATCGGCTTAACCATCATGACAGCTGCATCATTTGCGTTTACCACTTTAAGTCCGTCGACAACGATGACCTATATTACGGTCCTTTACGGGATAAGAATGTTTGGTCTTTCGATGGTAATGATGCCGGTCGCAACAGCTGCCCTGAATCAGTTGCCAAAACGATTAATTCCACACGGGGCTGCCATGGATAATACGATGAAAATGATTTCAGCTTCGGTAGGAACCGCTATTCTTGTAACAGTTATGACAACAACAGCGGAAGCAGCGAAACACCGTCCGGAGATCTCTTATCCGGATATGCACGGAGCGAATATCGCCTTTATGGTGGTATCAATTCTTTCGTTAATAGGACTGATCCTCTCTTTTTTCATTAAGCATAACCGACAGGCTGAAGGCGAATCGGACGGAAAAAGACAGAGAAATGTCCGAGTGAAACTCCAGGAGTAATAGATCAACTGCTGTAAAAGGGAGTGCCATATTTTTATATGGTGCTCCCTTTTTATTTGGTTTTTCTCCAATAGGGTCCCGTTTTTGCGTGTGGGGTGTCAGGCACCAGTTGTCTAAAATTGGAATGAATAAATTGTCCTATTTTATTCTTTGGACAAATATACATATTAAAGGAGGAGCCTGTATTACAAAGAAAAAGGGGAGGGGCAATATGAAGGTGAAAAAATCATTAGCATTATTGTTAACGGGGGGCTTGGCTGCGAGTATTTTTTTAGCTGGCTGCGGCTCTAAGTCCGGGGATGGTGGAAAAAGCAGTTCAAACATGATTAAGATTGCGACACAAACCCCACTTTCAGGGGGCAGTGCGACAATTGGGGAAGCCATTAAGCTGGGTGCCCAAATGAAACTAGATGAGGAAAAGAAAAAGTTTAAGGAATTAGGATTTGATCTGCAGCTGGTACCTTACGATGATCAGGGGGATCCAAAGAAAGGGGTGGCCAATGCTCAAATAATCGGGGCAGATAAATCGATTATGGCGGTGGTTGGCCACTTTAATTCAGGCGTCGCCATCCCATCATCTGAGGTTTATGAAAAATATGCGATCCCAATGGTTTCACCAGCAAACTCTGCGGTAGAAGTAACATCAAGGGGATTAAAAACCGTCAACCGTATTGTCGCTCGTGATGACTTCCAAGGCCCTGCAGGTGCTGAATTTGCCGTAAATACATTAAAAGCGAAGAAAATTTTTATCATCCAGGACAAAACGGCATACGGGACAGGTCTTGCAGAGGCTTTCAAAAAGGCTGCAGAGGAAAAAGGTGCTGAAATTCTCGGCTTTGAAGGGATTACCGTTGGAGAAAAAGATTTCAATGGTGTTCTAAATCAGGTCGTTTCCAAAAAGCCTGATTTGGTCTATTTCGGAGGAATCTACGCTGAGGGCGGACTCATTATTAAACAAGCTCGTGAAAAAGGCATTACTGTCCCATTTCTTGGCGGGGATGGTTTAGATGCTTCTACACTGGTTGAAATAGCAGGCGGTGCGATTAAAGATACGTATATTACTTCGCTGGCCGGGGATTCAACGAAAACTGAAGAAGGAAAGAAGTTTACGGAGAGCTATAAATCAAAATTCAACAAAAGCACGGAATCGTATTCCGTATACGGCTATGATACGATGGGCGTGGTTTTAAAGGGAATAGAGGATGCCATCAAAGCAAATAACAACAAAATGCCAACTCGTGAACAAGTAAGGGATGCCGTTCGCGGTGTGAAGGATTATCAAGGTGTGTTAACAAAAGTCAGCTTCGATGATATCGGTGACAATAATTATGCAAAAGTGTTTATTTATAGTTTTAAAGAAGCAAAATACCCAGCTGAATTAGTGGGAGAAGTTAGTAAATAACAAGATTGAAAAGGGTATACCTCATTTTTCCAGAGTGAGAATACCCTTTTCTTTCTATGGTTAATTGGGACAAGGGGGGAAAGCTTTTGTTTAACGAAATACTCCAATCAATCCCGCAGGTGTTGATCGATGGTCTTACCTTGGGAGCGGTGTACGCTGTTATTGCGATCGGCTACACAATGGTCTACGGGATTTTGGAATTAATTAACTTTGCACATGGGGAAATATTTATGTCAGGTGCATTTATTGGAACGGCGGTATTAATCGTTTTAACGGGAATCGGATGGGTTTCATCCGTACCGGCAATCGTGATGCTGATCGCGGTCCTCTTATTTACAGCTATTCTTACTGGCTTCCTCGGAATGGGAATCGAGAGGGTGGCCTATCGGCCGCTTCGGAATGCACCTCGGTTAATCCCGCTGATTACGGCAATTGGTATTTCATTCTTATTACAGGATATTGTTCGATTCATTGCAGAATTAAAAAAAGGAAATTACATCGTAACAGGCCCAAGTTTATTTACCAATCAGATTTCCATTAAAGCCTCATCAGTAAGCTCGATATTTAATGATGCCACGATTAAAACATCGTTTGTGATTGTTCTTGTGGCGGCGGTGATTATGATGATTGGTCTTGACCTCTTTGTTAATCGAACAAAGTGGGGGATGGCACTGAGAGCTGTCGCGCAAGATCGGGAAACAGCTTCGTTGATGACCATTAATGTGAATAAGGTAATCTCGATGACCTTTTTTATCGGTTCAGCCCTGGGCGGAGCAACGGGGGTGCTTTTTGCTGTACAATACGGAACTATAGACCCTTATATTGGCTTTATTCTTGGCTTGAAGGCGTTTACGGCCGCTGTTTTAGGCGGTATTGGAAATATTCGTGGAGCCATGTTCGGAGGGTTGCTGCTTGGATTATTAGAAATGTTTGCTTCCGCTAATTTAACCCTTTTATCTCATGGGGTATTCGGTGCTGAGTATAAAGATGTATTTGCGTTTATTATCCTAATTCTTGTACTACTTTTTAAACCGGAGGGCTTATTCGGCAAACCGGTAACCGAGAAAGTGTAGGTGAGAAGAATGAAAGCGCTTTGGAATACCTATAAACAAAAAAGATCTGTACAAGGGGTTTTTCTTCTTATTTACATTGGAGTCACATCTTTGGGGTTATTTTTAGCACAAAAATCAGTAACAGCATTTCTTCTTCTATTAGCATCGCTATTACTATTATATTTTACTAACTTCAAGAATCTTACCAAATGGGTCATTGCAGGAGTGGTGTTAGTATTTTTACTCCCTTTCACTGCCAGTAATGGAGACGGCTATCAATCCTATATGGAAGTGGCGACACTTGTTGGAATCTATATCTCAATGGCATTGGGATTGAATATTGTCGTAGGGATGGCCGGGCTTCTTGATTTAGGATTTATCGCGTTTTTTGCCGTCGGGGCCTATTCCTATGGTATATTTGCTACCGCACAAGCCAATAATTTTATGCCATTTGGCCAATTTCCACTTTCCGGAGAAAGTTTTTGGATTTTTATTTTAATCGGCTGTTTTGTTGCCGCCTTGTTCGGGGTTCTACTGGGAATACCGGTGCTTCGGGTGAAAGGAGATTATTTGGCGATTGTTACACTGGGCTTTGGTGAGATTATCCGAATTATCTTTAATAACTTGGATCGACCTATTAATATTACAAACGGAGCAATGGGACTCCCTTCGGTTACACCGCCCCGTTTGTTTGGAATAGACTTTCTTTATCCAAGTCAATTCTATTACGTTGTGCTGATCATACTGGTATTTACCATTTTTACTGTCCGCCGTTTTGAACATTCAAAAATAGGCCGTTCGTGGAAAGCCGTAAGAGAAAATGAAATCGCTGCTCAGTCAATGGGTGTCCCATTAGTAAAAACTAAATTACTGGCCTTTGCTATCGGCGCCTCCTTCTCAGGTATGATGGGCGTTGTCTTTGCAGCTAAACAAGCATTTGTTGATCCGACAAGTTTTACCTTACTTGAGTCCATTACGATTCTCGTCATGGTCATCTTGGGTGGAATGGGCAGTGTTCCAGGCGTGATTCTTGGAGCTGCGGTTATGACGATTCTAAACCTTCAAGTATTAACAGAGATAACAAATTGGTTAAATCAGCTAAGTACATCTGGAGCTTTTTCCATTCCAGACGCACTGTCTCCTTCAAAAATGCAAAGGATGATCTTCGGATTGCTCCTAATCCTATTTGCTCTCTATCGGCCACAGGGTCTCCTGCCAGCTAAGAATCGAAAATATAATGAAAAAGCATTACGAAAGGGAAGCGAGGAGGCTGCCGGTGAAACTGTATCAGAAAATTCACCAATCGAGAAAACTCAGGAGGTGTAGCAAATGGCCATTTTAGAGGTGCAAAATTTATCGAAGAAATTTGGCGGTTTAACAGCAAATCAGGATGTTTCGATGAAAGTGGAGAAACATTCAATTACAGCCGTTATTGGACCAAACGGTGCTGGAAAAACAACCTTTTTTAATATGATTACGGGTGTCTATCAGCCTACTTCAGGGACCATTTTACTTGAAAATGAAAAAATAAATGGGTTAAAGCCCCATGCGGTTTGTCAAAAGGGAATCGCAAGAACATTTCAGAACATCCGGTTATTTAATGAGATGTCCGTGCTTGAAAATGTGATGGTTGGAATGCATACACGGTTAAAAGCAGGTTTTCTTGGGATTTTATTCAATCTACCGACCATTCGGAAGGAAGAGGCTGCTTCGGAAATAAAGGCGTATCAATTATTAGAATATGTTGGGCTGGAATCCTTTTTAAATGAAAAAGCGTGCAATTTAAGCTACGGGGCTCAAAGAAGATTAGAGATTGCAAGAGCGCTTGCTGCCGGTCCTAAGATCCTATTATTAGATGAGCCGGCTGCAGGTATGAATCCAAAGGAGACAAAAGAGCTGACCGGGCTGATTAAAAGGATGCGGGATGAATTCAATTTAACCGTCATTTTAATTGAACATGACATGAAGCTTGTCATGGAAATCTCTGAACAAATCTTCGTACTCGATCATGGGGAAAAAATTGCAGAAGGAAGGCCCGAAGACATCCGAAATAATCCAAAAGTGATTGAGGCATATCTAGGATCTGGGGCTGTTCAAGCTGGATAGGGGGGAAATCCATGCTTCAATTAAAAAACGTAGAAACCTTTTATGGCGGCATACAGGCTTTAAAAGGAATTGATGTTTCTGTTGAAAAAGGGGAAATTGTTACACTAATTGGCAGTAATGGTGCCGGTAAATCAACGACATTAAAATCAATCAGCGGTCTGACAAAAGTAAAAACAGGAAACATTGTTTATAATGGAACGGACATTACCAATAAACCGGCTCATGAAACAACACTATTAGGAATTGCCCATGTTCCCGAGGGCAGGAGGATTTTTCCAAGACTATCAGTCAAAGAAAACTTATTAATGGGAGCTTTCTCAGTCAAGGGTAAGCAGGTGATTGAAGAAAGAATGGAGCGTGTCTTCCATTATTTCCCTAAGCTGAAAGATCGACTGGAGCAAAAGGGAGGGACAATGAGCGGTGGAGAGCAGCAAATGCTTGCGATTGGTAGAGCCCTTATGATGTCGCCGGATTTACTCATGTTAGACGAGCCCTCCATGGGTCTTGCACCCATTATAGTGGAACAAATCTTTGAAATCATCAAGGAATTAAACGGAGAAGGGATAACGATCCTGCTCGTTGAACAAAATGCCTACCAGGCCTTACAAGTAGCTGATCGCGGTTATGTTATTCAAACGGGAGAAATTAAGCTCAAAGGAAACGGACATGATTTGATAACAAATGATGAAGTTCGGGAGGCGTATTTGGCTTAAAAAGGGAAATGAGGTTCAAATTGAAGAAAAGCCTGTAAATCTATAAATTAGAGATACAGGCTTCTTTTTTATCTAATCTTTTTTTAGTCTTCCTGCCTTTTTGGCTGCCTCTTTTAAGATGACTTCAATTTGGGCGTTTACACTTCTGATTTCATCTTCCGCCCATTTTTCCAGCACTTCATATAACTTGGGATCAATGCGAAGCGGAAATGATTTTCTTTTCGTCATTTACGACACAACCTTAATAGATGCTTCCTGTATTAATAATGGGTTGGGTTCCTTTTTCAGAAACAATGGCGACCATCAGGTTATTGACCATCTGCGCTTTTTTCTCTTCATCAAGTTCAACAATTTCTTGCTCTGCAAGCTGGTCAATTGCAGCTTTTACTAGCCCTACTGCACCGTCGACAATGACTTTCCGCGCAGACAGGACAGCTTGCGCTTGTTGTCTTTGAAGCATGGCAGAAGCGATTTCAGAGGAATAGGCAAGGTGCATAATCCTGGCTTCGATGACGTCAACACCGGCAACATCCAGTCTTTTCTGTAAATCATACATAAGGACTTCGGCTACTTCGTCGCTATTTTGCCGAAGTGTCAATGTGCTTTCCATATTACCGAACGAATCATAAGCATATCTGCTTGCAATATGACGAATACCGGTTTCACTTTGAATTTGAATGAATTTTTCGTAGTTTTCTACATCATATAAAGCTTTAGCAGCATCTCTTACTTTATACACTACAACGGCTGCAATCTGAATCGGATTTCCTTCTAAATCATTTACTTTTAGCTTCTCGCTGTTAAAGTTGGTCACACGTAATGATACGCTTCGCTTGAATGTGAATGGAATGGTGGCCCATAATCCCTGATCTCTTATAACTCCGAGATAAGTTCCAAAGAACGTCAATACTTTTGCTTCGTTTGGCTGAACAATGGTTAAACTGGTGGCAATAATTAATCCAATCAATAAGACGACGATTCCGGTAATTTTAACCGAAATCTCTCCGGTTACGATTAAATAAATTCCAAAACCAATACACAAAAGCGCAATAATAAGTGCTGCAAAACCATTCATTTTAAATATTGATTTTTCCTGCATTTGAACCCCTCCAAATGAAAAATATGATATAAAAGTGATATCATATTTATATCATAAGGCAATAGTTTAAAAAAGTAAATATTTATATAAAATTCCACTACTTTTCCATTAAGGAAGGGTGGATTTTTAATAATGAGACTGTGTTTAAGCACATTTTGATTGGAGTGGAAGGCGCGAGACTCCTGCGGGAGCAGCGGGACAGGTGAGACCCCACAGGCGCTTTAGCGCCGAGGAGGCTCACCGCCCGCCCCGCGAACCGCTTGCGCCTGGAACGGAAATCAACATTCATCTTTAACATAGCCTAAAAATAAAAAATGCAAAGCATCCAAGAATGCTTTGCATTTCGTTAGTCATTATGGATTTTTTGTACCCGGCCGACTTGTCCATCTGTTAGCCTGACCTTGATCCCATGTGGATGGGTACTTGATTTGGTGAGAATATCTTTCACAGTTCCATGGGTGAGCTTGCCAGTTTTTTGATCAGCTTTTAATACAATATCAACCAAAAGCCCTGGTGTTACATCTTTCCTGTTTTGGCCGTTCATTATACACCCATTTTTCTGCGGGTATTGCTCGGCTTTTTGGATTGCTGACTTTTCAATTTCTTTGTGGAAAGATCACCATTCGTCTTTCCATTACCAGCTGAATTCTGGTTCTTTTTGTTTGCAAGCTGCTGCTTCATAGCCTCTTGCAGGCTGATTTTCTTTTTTGTTCCATCGGTTTGATTACTCTCAGACATATAAACATCCTCCATAAATTACTTTTTTGTTAGTCAAAGTATAATCTATTTTTAGGGAATTTGAAAATAAAATATCGAAATTAGCAATTGCATGTGATTCACATAAAATAAAGAAAAATTGTTCTGGGGTTGGTAAGTTTGAATAATTCAAAGAATATGAATCATAAAGGAAAAGGATTTAGCGATCCTAAAAGTAAAAAAATTTTACAACTAGAAAAACAGGTGTCATTGGGGCTTTGGGTTCAAGTCTTGGGTCAGATTATTGAACTCAAAGGGTTATCAGAACTTTTTCATTTAGAAGGTAACACGAATACAATAGGTGAACAACAAATACTAACTGGTGTTTGGATTAGGACAATTGGCCAGATTCTTGAGGCAGTATCTGTATCTAAACAATTAGGCGAAACAGATTTGGTCAAACTTCTCCAAGAACAACAAATAGCTATCACAGGAGATTTTCTTGTGTCAATTGGTTCCGCTTATGAAGTAATCGGTGGAATTCATGTACTAGAAGAGGAATCAGCCAAAATAACGCAAATCATTCCATAAAAGAACAGTCATTACGGCTTTTGCATACTATATGTTTGGGGTGATAATATGCCAAGAGTAAATTACCGAAGTTCAGATGTGGACTTAATGGCAAGGATGATGAGGGCGGAAGCTGAGGGTGAAGGGAAACAAGGCATGCTAATGGTCGGAAATGTAATAGTGAATCGGGTTCAAGCCGATTGTTTAGACTTTAAAAAAGTAAGAACAATCCCACAAGTCATTTTTCAAGTACAAGGAGGAAATTATTCCTTTGAAGCTGTTCAAAAAGGGAATGTATTTTATCAAAGAGCGAGAACGGCTGAAAAAAGATTAGCCAAACAGAATTTGGAATATTGGAGAGAACACCCATCAAAATATTCCCTTTGGTATTTCAATCCGTATGCTCCGTGCCCTCCAACATGGTATGGTCAACCTCATTCCGGTCAATTTAAACAGCATTGTTATTATGAACCAACAGCTGGAACATGTGATAGCGTTTATCGGTGAGCTTAAGCTTACTCATTGAGTAAGCTTTTTTCAATTTTTTGCTAA encodes:
- a CDS encoding cell wall hydrolase produces the protein MPRVNYRSSDVDLMARMMRAEAEGEGKQGMLMVGNVIVNRVQADCLDFKKVRTIPQVIFQVQGGNYSFEAVQKGNVFYQRARTAEKRLAKQNLEYWREHPSKYSLWYFNPYAPCPPTWYGQPHSGQFKQHCYYEPTAGTCDSVYR